One window of the Sulfitobacter alexandrii genome contains the following:
- a CDS encoding DUF262 and DUF1524 domain-containing protein, which translates to MKATEAGLLQFLRAAPRFVIPIYQRTYSWTEKECTQLWDDVYRAGSEDGIDVHFIGSIVYIEDGLSNNTKRAPNLVIDGQQRLTTITLLLAALADTVGDGEPVEGFSADEIRETLLTNHRRSGDEFYKLLLTRTDRDTLKAIVGQHDYPAPKSDRIVENYDAFKNRLAAGEAVVETICKGLGKLIMVDIALSREHDNPQLIFESMNSTGRELSQADLIRNFILMGLEPDYQTRLYEHYWHPMEQDFGQAAYTAHFDSFMRHYLTVRTGNIPRLGDVYEAYKAYARQVQSRGGTIEDLVKEVRSYARFYCVIALGHQTDPKLAEAFQDIRELKVDVAYPFLLEVFDDFDNGRLTCEEFHEVLRMVEAYVFRRAICSIPTNSLNKTFANFARSIDKADYLSSVRTYFFGMKSYRRFPRDEEFIQELKTRDLYNFPPRSYWLRRFENHGRKERVHVDDYTIEHILPQDPNLSAEWQAELGPEAEQVQERWLHTLGNLTLTGYNPEYRNHPFRKKRDMENGFKHSPLRVNDGLGATEAWNEEAIQARAAKLAKEATKVWAAPVLTDAELDAMNVAKDVPTTGYTIQDHHHLSGGHSRELFDAFEQRLLALDPCVSREFLKLYVAFKAETNFADVVPQAKGLRISLNIEPYDINDPQGMVEDVTGVGRWGNGNSEVRLNKMEDLAYVVGLARQALERQMDQAEAA; encoded by the coding sequence GTGAAAGCGACCGAAGCCGGCCTCCTCCAGTTCCTTAGAGCCGCCCCAAGATTTGTCATTCCGATCTATCAAAGAACCTATTCCTGGACCGAGAAAGAATGCACCCAGCTGTGGGATGATGTTTATCGAGCTGGATCGGAAGACGGTATCGATGTGCACTTCATCGGCTCCATCGTCTACATTGAAGATGGGCTGTCTAACAACACGAAGCGCGCTCCAAACCTGGTCATCGATGGTCAGCAGCGCCTGACCACCATCACATTGCTACTGGCGGCCCTCGCCGACACTGTGGGTGATGGCGAGCCTGTAGAGGGCTTCTCGGCTGACGAAATCCGAGAGACACTCCTGACCAACCACCGACGCAGTGGTGATGAGTTTTACAAGCTGTTGCTGACCCGCACCGACCGTGACACCTTGAAAGCCATCGTCGGTCAGCATGATTACCCCGCACCAAAATCCGACCGCATCGTCGAAAACTATGACGCGTTCAAGAACCGCCTGGCGGCAGGAGAGGCTGTCGTCGAGACGATCTGCAAGGGGCTCGGCAAGCTGATCATGGTGGATATCGCGCTGAGCCGCGAACATGATAATCCCCAGCTCATCTTCGAAAGTATGAACTCGACCGGGCGCGAGCTCAGTCAGGCAGACCTTATCCGGAACTTCATTCTCATGGGGCTTGAGCCGGACTACCAGACAAGGCTCTACGAGCATTACTGGCACCCCATGGAGCAAGATTTCGGCCAGGCCGCCTATACGGCCCATTTTGACAGCTTCATGCGCCATTATCTGACGGTCCGCACAGGCAATATTCCCCGATTGGGAGATGTCTATGAGGCCTACAAAGCTTATGCACGCCAAGTGCAGTCCAGAGGCGGCACGATAGAGGATCTGGTCAAGGAGGTCCGCAGCTATGCACGCTTCTACTGTGTCATCGCGCTTGGCCACCAAACCGACCCGAAGCTGGCCGAGGCATTCCAAGATATCCGCGAGCTAAAGGTCGACGTGGCCTATCCCTTCTTGCTTGAGGTCTTCGATGATTTCGATAACGGGCGCCTGACTTGTGAAGAATTCCACGAGGTGCTGCGTATGGTGGAGGCATATGTTTTCCGTCGTGCGATCTGCTCCATTCCGACCAACTCGCTGAACAAAACCTTTGCCAACTTCGCGCGCTCCATCGACAAGGCGGACTACCTCAGCAGTGTCCGGACCTACTTCTTTGGCATGAAGTCTTATCGGCGCTTCCCGCGCGATGAAGAGTTTATCCAAGAACTGAAGACCCGGGACCTCTACAACTTCCCGCCACGCAGCTACTGGCTTCGCCGCTTTGAAAATCATGGCCGCAAAGAGCGCGTGCATGTGGATGATTACACGATCGAACATATCCTGCCCCAAGACCCTAACCTTTCCGCCGAGTGGCAGGCTGAGCTTGGTCCTGAGGCTGAACAGGTCCAGGAGCGCTGGCTGCACACTCTCGGCAACCTGACCCTTACCGGCTATAATCCCGAATACAGAAACCACCCGTTCCGCAAGAAGCGCGACATGGAGAATGGCTTCAAGCACAGCCCGCTCCGCGTGAATGACGGCCTTGGCGCGACTGAGGCATGGAACGAGGAAGCCATTCAGGCGCGCGCCGCAAAGCTGGCAAAGGAAGCGACAAAAGTCTGGGCAGCACCAGTGCTAACGGATGCCGAACTCGATGCCATGAACGTGGCGAAGGATGTGCCGACGACGGGATACACGATCCAAGATCATCACCACCTATCAGGGGGCCACAGCAGAGAACTGTTCGACGCTTTTGAGCAGCGGCTCCTTGCCCTCGATCCCTGTGTTTCCCGCGAATTCCTAAAGCTCTATGTCGCCTTTAAGGCCGAAACAAACTTTGCGGATGTCGTGCCCCAAGCGAAAGGCCTGCGCATCTCGCTCAATATCGAGCCCTACGACATCAACGATCCGCAAGGAATGGTTGAAGACGTGACGGGCGTTGGCCGGTGGGGCAACGGCAACTCGGAGGTCCGGCTGAACAAGATGGAAGACCTTGCTTACGTCGTCGGCTTGGCACGACAAGCGTTGGAGCGTCAGATGGACCAAGCCGAAGCAGCGTGA